In Bombus affinis isolate iyBomAffi1 chromosome 8, iyBomAffi1.2, whole genome shotgun sequence, the following proteins share a genomic window:
- the LOC126919437 gene encoding 3-hydroxyisobutyrate dehydrogenase, mitochondrial isoform X2 → MVNISRKLLGKRCFSRVGFIGLGNMGGHMARNILRNGHKLVVFDVNESAVSKLTEVGANRASDPTEVVKDVEVVVSMLPSNQDVLDVYNIKNGLLSAARRDTLLIDSSTIDPFVSQILAKEAEKISVNFIDSPVSGGINAAKDGTLTFMVGGSKENFELAKPLLKSMGSKIIHCGNVGMGQAAKLCNNMLLAISMIGTAEAFNLGQKLGLDPKVLANIVNSSSGRCWSSELYNPVPGILDNVPSSKNYEGGFGVTLMAKDLGLVQAAAAKVEASIPFGSLAHQIYRAIIAQGFTKKDFSFVYQFLKGQQQL, encoded by the exons ATGGTAAACATCAGTCGTAAGCTGCTTG GGAAACGATGTTTTTCTCGAGTTGGTTTCATCGGTTTGGGCAACATGGGTGGTCATATGGCGAGAAATATTCTACGAAAC GGTCACAAACTAGTCGTCTTTGATGTGAACGAATCAGCTGTGTCGAAGTTGACAGAGGTAGGTGCTAACAGAGCTTCGGATCCTACTGAAGTGGTAAAAGACGTCGAAGTAGTCGTTTCGATGTTGCCATCTAATCAAGATGTTCTGGACGTTTATAACATTAAGAATGGTTTATTGAG TGCAGCGAGAAGGGACACTTTGCTGATCGATAGCAGCACAATAGATCCGTTTGTATCTCAAATCTTGGCGAAGGAGGCTGAAAAAATTAGCGTTAATTTTATAGACAGTCCAGTATCTGGAG GTATAAACGCAGCTAAGGATGGAACGTTAACATTCATGGTTGGAGGTTCTAAGGAAAATTTCGAACTTGCCAAGCCTCTTTTAAAATCCATGGGATCTAAGATAATTCACTGTGGAAACGTGGGTATGGGCCAAGCagcaaaattatgtaataacatgCTTTTGGCTATTAGCATGATCGGTACAGCTGAAGCATTTAATCTCGGACAAAA GTTAGGTTTAGATCCCAAGGTGTTAGCTAATATTGTGAACTCTAGCTCCGGCAGATGTTGGTCTTCCGAGTTGTATAATCCTGTTCCAGGTATCCTCGACAATGTTCCAAGCTCTAAAAATTACGAG GGTGGTTTTGGAGTGACTTTAATGGCCAAGGATTTAGGATTGGTGCAGGCTGCCGCGGCTAAGGTAGAAGCAAGTATTCCTTTTGGATCCTTGGCTCATCAAATTTATAGGGCAATTATCGCTCAAGGATTTACAAAGAAAGATTTCAGTTTCGTTTATCAATTTCTTAAAGGTCAGCAGCAACTTTAA
- the LOC126919437 gene encoding 3-hydroxyisobutyrate dehydrogenase, mitochondrial isoform X1 — protein MSIFTSLQKFVICVSAGKRCFSRVGFIGLGNMGGHMARNILRNGHKLVVFDVNESAVSKLTEVGANRASDPTEVVKDVEVVVSMLPSNQDVLDVYNIKNGLLSAARRDTLLIDSSTIDPFVSQILAKEAEKISVNFIDSPVSGGINAAKDGTLTFMVGGSKENFELAKPLLKSMGSKIIHCGNVGMGQAAKLCNNMLLAISMIGTAEAFNLGQKLGLDPKVLANIVNSSSGRCWSSELYNPVPGILDNVPSSKNYEGGFGVTLMAKDLGLVQAAAAKVEASIPFGSLAHQIYRAIIAQGFTKKDFSFVYQFLKGQQQL, from the exons ATGAGTATTTTTACTTCATTGCAGAAGTTTGTTATCTGTGTTAGTGCAG GGAAACGATGTTTTTCTCGAGTTGGTTTCATCGGTTTGGGCAACATGGGTGGTCATATGGCGAGAAATATTCTACGAAAC GGTCACAAACTAGTCGTCTTTGATGTGAACGAATCAGCTGTGTCGAAGTTGACAGAGGTAGGTGCTAACAGAGCTTCGGATCCTACTGAAGTGGTAAAAGACGTCGAAGTAGTCGTTTCGATGTTGCCATCTAATCAAGATGTTCTGGACGTTTATAACATTAAGAATGGTTTATTGAG TGCAGCGAGAAGGGACACTTTGCTGATCGATAGCAGCACAATAGATCCGTTTGTATCTCAAATCTTGGCGAAGGAGGCTGAAAAAATTAGCGTTAATTTTATAGACAGTCCAGTATCTGGAG GTATAAACGCAGCTAAGGATGGAACGTTAACATTCATGGTTGGAGGTTCTAAGGAAAATTTCGAACTTGCCAAGCCTCTTTTAAAATCCATGGGATCTAAGATAATTCACTGTGGAAACGTGGGTATGGGCCAAGCagcaaaattatgtaataacatgCTTTTGGCTATTAGCATGATCGGTACAGCTGAAGCATTTAATCTCGGACAAAA GTTAGGTTTAGATCCCAAGGTGTTAGCTAATATTGTGAACTCTAGCTCCGGCAGATGTTGGTCTTCCGAGTTGTATAATCCTGTTCCAGGTATCCTCGACAATGTTCCAAGCTCTAAAAATTACGAG GGTGGTTTTGGAGTGACTTTAATGGCCAAGGATTTAGGATTGGTGCAGGCTGCCGCGGCTAAGGTAGAAGCAAGTATTCCTTTTGGATCCTTGGCTCATCAAATTTATAGGGCAATTATCGCTCAAGGATTTACAAAGAAAGATTTCAGTTTCGTTTATCAATTTCTTAAAGGTCAGCAGCAACTTTAA
- the LOC126919389 gene encoding uncharacterized protein LOC126919389 isoform X3: MKVYSLIYTFVASIFIVMADKRNIFLSKGRSWIADEYFTKLIKLSFTSSECCNVFLSDTTEDSETLFNQFRSIYPSNYLLKSNTHDCHEFFLLGSSEEGIMESIKKIPLLQWNTEILIIVNNDISNDSCLLNNSVYGIANINIVSMSGMWTLSKDYIKPRVFTKVDRYKEIQINDKVNFHGRELQVCSDYIPPMTYLNHTIQKTINGIQAEVYTMDSDLDWDGIEMRLFLIMAEKLNFTWTLRKPEGNYTYGKRINDTYWMGGIIQMIRDQKVDLAFASIWLILDQERFVQLSEPWYQLHIHFLVPRPRRTTDFLALKRPFSEEVWFLLLSVLLLHSFYAYVRTWIDPKFPKRYRNFLIILTDLIGCLLSMSVPKSVGTTMNKLQILFWQTAGWLIIAAYCSSLAARLASSDYEDRIDTIEQFVQANLQWGKMGQPPPFADFFDLTIILWLKETGIVIWHLRDVIRRRDNYNLREVFVEHDRYDGHVQVLGLMPLGAGFFFLLVGMSIATFIFYLELKRTAKTASVHDCLRHMDKKHDA, encoded by the exons ATGAAGGTGTATTCGTTGATTTACACATTTGTAGCGTCTATTTTTATAGTGATGGCTGATAAAAGAAATATCTTTTTATCGAAGGGAAGATCGTGGATTGCAGATGAATATTTTACGAAACTTATCAAGTTGTCGTTTACTTCTTCTGAATGCTGCAACGTTTTCTTAAGCG atACGACTGAAGATTCGGAAACGTTGTTCAATCAATTCAGAAGCATCTATCCATCCAATTACCTCTTGAAATCGAACACGCACGACTGCCACGAATTCTTTTTGTTGGGATCAAGTGAAGAAGGAATCATGGAGtctataaaaaa AATACCGTTACTACAGTGGAATACAGAGATTCTGATTATAGTGAATAACGATATTTCCAATGATTCTTGTCTATTGAATAATTCTGTGTACGGAattgcaaatataaatattgtctCTATGTCGGGAATGTGGACATTATCAAAAGACTACATAAAACCGCGAGTCTTTACTAAAGTTGACAG ATACAAGGAAATTCAAATAAACGACAAGGTAAACTTTCATGGTAGAGAATTACAAGTCTGCAGCGATTATATTCCTCCTATGACGTACTTGAATCATACAATTCAGAAAACGATTAATGGTATACAAGCAGAAGTATACACAATGGATAGtg aTTTGGATTGGGACGGTATCGAAATGCGGTTGTTTCTAATAATGgcggaaaaattaaatttcacgtgGACTTTGAGGAAACCAGAGGGAAACTACAC ATATGGCAAACGAATCAACGACACATATTGGATGGGCGGTATAATACAAATGATACGTGATCAGAAA GTAGATTTAGCGTTCGCCAGTATTTGGCTAATATTGGATCAAGAAAGATTCGTGCAGTTATCCGAACCTTGGTACCAACTACATATACATTTTTTGGTACCTCGTCCTCGTCGAACCACAGACTTTTTGGCTCTCAAAAGACCATTCTCAGAAGAAGTTTGGTTCTTACTCTTATCTGTACTGCTACTACACAGCTTCTATGCATATGTTCGGACTTGGATTGATCCCAAATTTCCGAAAC GATAtcgtaattttctaattatcctAACCGATCTGATTGGCTGTTTACTAAGCATGTCGGTACCGAAGAGTGTCGGGACCACGATGAACAAACTACAGATTCTTTTCTGGCAGACTGCGGGCTGGTTAATAATTGCAGCTTATTGCAGTAGCCTTGCGGCTAGACTTGCGAGTTCAGACTACGAGGACAG gaTCGATACCATCGAACAATTTGTTCAAGCAAATTTGCAATGGGGAAAAATGGGTCAACCACCTCCATTCGCCGATTTCTTCGACCTCACG ATCATTCTCTGGTTAAAGGAAACCGGCATCGTTATTTGGCATTTGCGCGATGTTATTCGCAGACGAGATAATTATAATCTACGCGAAGTATTCGTGGAGCACGATAGATACGACGGACACGTTCAAGTTCTCGGATTGATGCCGCTAGGCGCTGGATTTTTCTTCTTACTCGTTGGCATGTCGATTGCAACGTTTATATTTTACTTGGAGTTGAAACGTACTGCTAAAACTGCCTCTGTTCACGATTGTCTTCGCCATATGGATAAAAAACACGATGCATAA
- the LOC126919437 gene encoding 3-hydroxyisobutyrate dehydrogenase, mitochondrial isoform X3, whose product MGGHMARNILRNGHKLVVFDVNESAVSKLTEVGANRASDPTEVVKDVEVVVSMLPSNQDVLDVYNIKNGLLSAARRDTLLIDSSTIDPFVSQILAKEAEKISVNFIDSPVSGGINAAKDGTLTFMVGGSKENFELAKPLLKSMGSKIIHCGNVGMGQAAKLCNNMLLAISMIGTAEAFNLGQKLGLDPKVLANIVNSSSGRCWSSELYNPVPGILDNVPSSKNYEGGFGVTLMAKDLGLVQAAAAKVEASIPFGSLAHQIYRAIIAQGFTKKDFSFVYQFLKGQQQL is encoded by the exons ATGGGTGGTCATATGGCGAGAAATATTCTACGAAAC GGTCACAAACTAGTCGTCTTTGATGTGAACGAATCAGCTGTGTCGAAGTTGACAGAGGTAGGTGCTAACAGAGCTTCGGATCCTACTGAAGTGGTAAAAGACGTCGAAGTAGTCGTTTCGATGTTGCCATCTAATCAAGATGTTCTGGACGTTTATAACATTAAGAATGGTTTATTGAG TGCAGCGAGAAGGGACACTTTGCTGATCGATAGCAGCACAATAGATCCGTTTGTATCTCAAATCTTGGCGAAGGAGGCTGAAAAAATTAGCGTTAATTTTATAGACAGTCCAGTATCTGGAG GTATAAACGCAGCTAAGGATGGAACGTTAACATTCATGGTTGGAGGTTCTAAGGAAAATTTCGAACTTGCCAAGCCTCTTTTAAAATCCATGGGATCTAAGATAATTCACTGTGGAAACGTGGGTATGGGCCAAGCagcaaaattatgtaataacatgCTTTTGGCTATTAGCATGATCGGTACAGCTGAAGCATTTAATCTCGGACAAAA GTTAGGTTTAGATCCCAAGGTGTTAGCTAATATTGTGAACTCTAGCTCCGGCAGATGTTGGTCTTCCGAGTTGTATAATCCTGTTCCAGGTATCCTCGACAATGTTCCAAGCTCTAAAAATTACGAG GGTGGTTTTGGAGTGACTTTAATGGCCAAGGATTTAGGATTGGTGCAGGCTGCCGCGGCTAAGGTAGAAGCAAGTATTCCTTTTGGATCCTTGGCTCATCAAATTTATAGGGCAATTATCGCTCAAGGATTTACAAAGAAAGATTTCAGTTTCGTTTATCAATTTCTTAAAGGTCAGCAGCAACTTTAA
- the LOC126919389 gene encoding uncharacterized protein LOC126919389 isoform X1: MKVYSLIYTFVASIFIVMADKRNIFLSKGRSWIADEYFTKLIKLSFTSSECCNVFLSDTTEDSETLFNQFRSIYPSNYLLKSNTHDCHEFFLLGSSEEGIMESIKKIPLLQWNTEILIIVNNDISNDSCLLNNSVYGIANINIVSMSGMWTLSKDYIKPRVFTKVDRYKEIQINDKVNFHGRELQVCSDYIPPMTYLNHTIQKTINGIQAEVYTMDSDLDWDGIEMRLFLIMAEKLNFTWTLRKPEGNYTYGKRINDTYWMGGIIQMIRDQKVDLAFASIWLILDQERFVQLSEPWYQLHIHFLVPRPRRTTDFLALKRPFSEEVWFLLLSVLLLHSFYAYVRTWIDPKFPKRYRNFLIILTDLIGCLLSMSVPKSVGTTMNKLQILFWQTAGWLIIAAYCSSLAARLASSDYEDRIDTIEQFVQANLQWGKMGQPPPFADFFDLTNPHAAQLPNRYRQIQNSTHLKQFITQGNYAIPGKILDTYFFPTDYISNEDLKNYRLMREPVGHFYAAFAVQPWLLKPINRIILWLKETGIVIWHLRDVIRRRDNYNLREVFVEHDRYDGHVQVLGLMPLGAGFFFLLVGMSIATFIFYLELKRTAKTASVHDCLRHMDKKHDA, from the exons ATGAAGGTGTATTCGTTGATTTACACATTTGTAGCGTCTATTTTTATAGTGATGGCTGATAAAAGAAATATCTTTTTATCGAAGGGAAGATCGTGGATTGCAGATGAATATTTTACGAAACTTATCAAGTTGTCGTTTACTTCTTCTGAATGCTGCAACGTTTTCTTAAGCG atACGACTGAAGATTCGGAAACGTTGTTCAATCAATTCAGAAGCATCTATCCATCCAATTACCTCTTGAAATCGAACACGCACGACTGCCACGAATTCTTTTTGTTGGGATCAAGTGAAGAAGGAATCATGGAGtctataaaaaa AATACCGTTACTACAGTGGAATACAGAGATTCTGATTATAGTGAATAACGATATTTCCAATGATTCTTGTCTATTGAATAATTCTGTGTACGGAattgcaaatataaatattgtctCTATGTCGGGAATGTGGACATTATCAAAAGACTACATAAAACCGCGAGTCTTTACTAAAGTTGACAG ATACAAGGAAATTCAAATAAACGACAAGGTAAACTTTCATGGTAGAGAATTACAAGTCTGCAGCGATTATATTCCTCCTATGACGTACTTGAATCATACAATTCAGAAAACGATTAATGGTATACAAGCAGAAGTATACACAATGGATAGtg aTTTGGATTGGGACGGTATCGAAATGCGGTTGTTTCTAATAATGgcggaaaaattaaatttcacgtgGACTTTGAGGAAACCAGAGGGAAACTACAC ATATGGCAAACGAATCAACGACACATATTGGATGGGCGGTATAATACAAATGATACGTGATCAGAAA GTAGATTTAGCGTTCGCCAGTATTTGGCTAATATTGGATCAAGAAAGATTCGTGCAGTTATCCGAACCTTGGTACCAACTACATATACATTTTTTGGTACCTCGTCCTCGTCGAACCACAGACTTTTTGGCTCTCAAAAGACCATTCTCAGAAGAAGTTTGGTTCTTACTCTTATCTGTACTGCTACTACACAGCTTCTATGCATATGTTCGGACTTGGATTGATCCCAAATTTCCGAAAC GATAtcgtaattttctaattatcctAACCGATCTGATTGGCTGTTTACTAAGCATGTCGGTACCGAAGAGTGTCGGGACCACGATGAACAAACTACAGATTCTTTTCTGGCAGACTGCGGGCTGGTTAATAATTGCAGCTTATTGCAGTAGCCTTGCGGCTAGACTTGCGAGTTCAGACTACGAGGACAG gaTCGATACCATCGAACAATTTGTTCAAGCAAATTTGCAATGGGGAAAAATGGGTCAACCACCTCCATTCGCCGATTTCTTCGACCTCACG AATCCACATGCAGCGCAACTACCGAATAGATATCGTCAAATACAAAATAGTACACACTTAAAGCAATTCATTACGCAAGGTAATTACGCTATTCCAGGAAAAATACTAGACACTTATTTTTTTCCAACCGACTATATATCAAACGAAGACTTAAAG AATTACAGATTGATGAGAGAACCTGTGGGACACTTTTATGCTGCTTTTGCCGTTCAACCATGGCTTCTGAAACCCATAAACAGG ATCATTCTCTGGTTAAAGGAAACCGGCATCGTTATTTGGCATTTGCGCGATGTTATTCGCAGACGAGATAATTATAATCTACGCGAAGTATTCGTGGAGCACGATAGATACGACGGACACGTTCAAGTTCTCGGATTGATGCCGCTAGGCGCTGGATTTTTCTTCTTACTCGTTGGCATGTCGATTGCAACGTTTATATTTTACTTGGAGTTGAAACGTACTGCTAAAACTGCCTCTGTTCACGATTGTCTTCGCCATATGGATAAAAAACACGATGCATAA
- the LOC126919389 gene encoding uncharacterized protein LOC126919389 isoform X2, protein MKVYSLIYTFVASIFIVMADKRNIFLSKGRSWIADEYFTKLIKLSFTSSECCNVFLSDTTEDSETLFNQFRSIYPSNYLLKSNTHDCHEFFLLGSSEEGIMESIKKIPLLQWNTEILIIVNNDISNDSCLLNNSVYGIANINIVSMSGMWTLSKDYIKPRVFTKVDRYKEIQINDKVNFHGRELQVCSDYIPPMTYLNHTIQKTINGIQAEVYTMDSDLDWDGIEMRLFLIMAEKLNFTWTLRKPEGNYTYGKRINDTYWMGGIIQMIRDQKVDLAFASIWLILDQERFVQLSEPWYQLHIHFLVPRPRRTTDFLALKRPFSEEVWFLLLSVLLLHSFYAYVRTWIDPKFPKRYRNFLIILTDLIGCLLSMSVPKSVGTTMNKLQILFWQTAGWLIIAAYCSSLAARLASSDYEDRIDTIEQFVQANLQWGKMGQPPPFADFFDLTNPHAAQLPNRYRQIQNSTHLKQFITQGNYAIPGKILDTYFFPTDYISNEDLKFIIELQIDERTCGTLLCCFCRSTMASETHKQDHSLVKGNRHRYLAFARCYSQTR, encoded by the exons ATGAAGGTGTATTCGTTGATTTACACATTTGTAGCGTCTATTTTTATAGTGATGGCTGATAAAAGAAATATCTTTTTATCGAAGGGAAGATCGTGGATTGCAGATGAATATTTTACGAAACTTATCAAGTTGTCGTTTACTTCTTCTGAATGCTGCAACGTTTTCTTAAGCG atACGACTGAAGATTCGGAAACGTTGTTCAATCAATTCAGAAGCATCTATCCATCCAATTACCTCTTGAAATCGAACACGCACGACTGCCACGAATTCTTTTTGTTGGGATCAAGTGAAGAAGGAATCATGGAGtctataaaaaa AATACCGTTACTACAGTGGAATACAGAGATTCTGATTATAGTGAATAACGATATTTCCAATGATTCTTGTCTATTGAATAATTCTGTGTACGGAattgcaaatataaatattgtctCTATGTCGGGAATGTGGACATTATCAAAAGACTACATAAAACCGCGAGTCTTTACTAAAGTTGACAG ATACAAGGAAATTCAAATAAACGACAAGGTAAACTTTCATGGTAGAGAATTACAAGTCTGCAGCGATTATATTCCTCCTATGACGTACTTGAATCATACAATTCAGAAAACGATTAATGGTATACAAGCAGAAGTATACACAATGGATAGtg aTTTGGATTGGGACGGTATCGAAATGCGGTTGTTTCTAATAATGgcggaaaaattaaatttcacgtgGACTTTGAGGAAACCAGAGGGAAACTACAC ATATGGCAAACGAATCAACGACACATATTGGATGGGCGGTATAATACAAATGATACGTGATCAGAAA GTAGATTTAGCGTTCGCCAGTATTTGGCTAATATTGGATCAAGAAAGATTCGTGCAGTTATCCGAACCTTGGTACCAACTACATATACATTTTTTGGTACCTCGTCCTCGTCGAACCACAGACTTTTTGGCTCTCAAAAGACCATTCTCAGAAGAAGTTTGGTTCTTACTCTTATCTGTACTGCTACTACACAGCTTCTATGCATATGTTCGGACTTGGATTGATCCCAAATTTCCGAAAC GATAtcgtaattttctaattatcctAACCGATCTGATTGGCTGTTTACTAAGCATGTCGGTACCGAAGAGTGTCGGGACCACGATGAACAAACTACAGATTCTTTTCTGGCAGACTGCGGGCTGGTTAATAATTGCAGCTTATTGCAGTAGCCTTGCGGCTAGACTTGCGAGTTCAGACTACGAGGACAG gaTCGATACCATCGAACAATTTGTTCAAGCAAATTTGCAATGGGGAAAAATGGGTCAACCACCTCCATTCGCCGATTTCTTCGACCTCACG AATCCACATGCAGCGCAACTACCGAATAGATATCGTCAAATACAAAATAGTACACACTTAAAGCAATTCATTACGCAAGGTAATTACGCTATTCCAGGAAAAATACTAGACACTTATTTTTTTCCAACCGACTATATATCAAACGAAGACTTAAAG TTCATCATAGAATTACAGATTGATGAGAGAACCTGTGGGACACTTTTATGCTGCTTTTGCCGTTCAACCATGGCTTCTGAAACCCATAAACAGG ATCATTCTCTGGTTAAAGGAAACCGGCATCGTTATTTGGCATTTGCGCGATGTTATTCGCAGACGAGATAA